The DNA region GGTCCCCCCGGGCACCCGCACCATCGACTTCCTCGTCGCCCTCAACCATGCGGTCAACGCCGACGTCGGCTACAGCGTCCGCATGGAACCCGGCGTGCAGACACCGGATTTCACGTTGCGCACCGGAATCGGATCCTGTCGGGACTCGGCGTGGCTGCTGGTGTCGATCCTGCGGCAGCTGGGCCTGGCGGCGCGCTTCGTGTCGGGATATCTGGTTCAGCTCACCTCCGACGTCGAGGCCCTCGACGGCCCGTCGGGTCCGGCCGCCGACTTCACCGATCTGCACGCCTGGACCGAGGTGTACATCCCGGGCGCCGGGTGGATCGGGATGGACCCCACCTCGGGTCTGTTCGCCGGCGAGGGACACATCCCGCTGTCGGCGACCCCGCATCCGGAATCGGCGGCGCCGATCACCGGCGCGACCGAGCCAAGTGAGACCACGCTGGAATTCACCAACGTCGTCACCCGAATCCACGAGGACCCGCGCGTCACGCTGCCCTACACCGAGGAGTCATGGGCCGAGATCAACGAGCTCGGCGCCGTCGTCGACCAGCGGTTGGCCGACGGTGACGTGCGGCTGACGGTCGGGGGTGAACCCACCTTCGTCTCGATCGACAACCAGGTGGACCCGGAGTGGACCACCGACGCCGATGGCGAGCACAAGCGGGTTCGTGCCTCCGCGCTGGCGGCACGGCTGAAGAAGATCTGGGCGCCGCAGGGGCTGGTACAGCGCAATCAGGGCAAGTGGTATCCCGGGGAGCCATTGCCGCGCTGGCAGATCGGGCTGCACTGGCGCACCGACGGCGAACCCCTGTGGACAGACGAAGCACTCCTGGCAGACCCGTGGCCCGAGAAGCCCGACCCGATCGCGTTGCCCGCCGACGCCGGCCGCCAACTTCTCGACGCCGTCGCCGACGGGCTGGGGCTCCCTGCCAGCCAGGTCCGCGCCGCGTACGAAGACCCGCTGAGCAGGTTGGCCGCCGCGGTGCGCCAGCCGAAGGGTGATCCGGTCGCCGAGGAGGACGACCTCGAATCGGACAGCTCGAGCGCGCGCGCTGCGCTGCTGGCCAGTCTGGAGGAGCCGGTCGCCGAGCCTGCCGCGTACGTGCTGCCATTGCATCGCCGTGACGACGGGTCGGGCTGGGCCAGTGCGGACTGGCGACTGCGCCGCGGCCGCATCGTGCTGCTGGACGGTGACTCCCCGGCCGGGCTGCGACTGCCCCTGAAATCGATCAGCTGGGAACCGCCGCCGGTGCCGTTCGACGCCGATCCGCTCCAGGATCGGCCGCCACTGTCGACGGGCGCCGCCGACGACGCCGAGGTGGAAGATGACGACCCGATGCCGACCACCGCGCTGGTGGGCGAGATCCGCGACGGCCTGCTCTACGTCTTCCTGCCGCCGACCGACGAACTGGACGACTTCGTCGACCTGATCTCGCGAATCGAGAAGGCCGCAGCCAAGGTCGGCTGCCCTCTGGTGATCGAGGGCTACGGACCTCCGGCGGACGCTCGGCTGCAGTCGATGTCCGTCACCCCGGATCCGGGCGTGATCGAGGTGAACGTCGCACCGACCGCCAGTTTCGCCGAACAGCGCGAGCAGTTGGAGACGCTCTACGAACAAGCCCGTCAGGCACGCCTGTCCACCGAGTCGTTCGAGGTGGACGGCACCCACAGCGGGACCGGCGGTGGCAACCACATCACCCTCGGCGGTATCACTCCCGCTGATTCCCCGCTGCTGCGCCGTCCGGACCTGCTCGTCTCGTTGCTGACCTATTGGCAGCGACACCCGTCGCTGTCCTACCTGTTCGCCGGCCGGTTCATCGGCACCACCTCCCAGGCGCCCCGCGTGGACGAGGGGCGCCCGGACTCGATCTACGAACTCGAGATCGCCTTCGCCGAGATCGCACGACTCTCCGAGGTCGAGGAGACGCTCGAGCCGGAAGATGGTGGCTCCGCAAGCGCCGCTCCGGATCATGGTCGCTCCGCAAGCTCCGCTCCGTGGATCGTCGACAGGGCCCTACGGCACCTTCTCACCGACATCACCGGGAACACCCATCGCGCCGAGTTCTGCATCGACAAGCTCTACAGCCCCGACAGTGCCCGCGGCCGGCTCGGACTGCTCGAGTTGCGCGGATTCGAGATGCCGCCCCACTACCAGATGGCGATGGTGCAATCGCTGTTGGTGCGGGCTCTGGTGGCGTGGTTCTGGGACGAACCACTTCGGGCCCCACTGATCCGCCACGGCGCGAACCTCCACGGTCGATATCTGTTGCCGCACTTCATCATCAGTGATATCGCCGATGTCGCGGCCGACCTACGTGCGCACGGGATCGACTTCGACACCAGCTGGTTGGACCCCTTCACCGAGTTCCGGTTCCCCCGCATCGGCACCGCGGTCTTCAGCGGGGTCGAGATCGAGCTTCGCGGCGCGATCGAGCCGTGGAACGTGCTGGGTGAGGAGTCCACCGCCGGGGGGACCGCCAGGTACGTCGACTCGTCGGTGGAGCGAATCCAGGTGCGGCTCATCGGTGCCGACCGGCAGCGCTACATCGTCACCGTCAACGGTCATCCGATTCCGATGCTGGCCACCGACAATCCTGATGTGCAGGTCGGTGGCGTGCGTTACCGCGCCTGGCAACCGCCCAGCGCGCTTCACCCGACGATCACCGTCGACGGCCCGCTGCGCTTCGAACTCATCGACTCCGCCTCGGGGGTGTCCCGGGGAGGCTGCACGTATCACGTGTCGCATCCGGGCGGACGGTCCTACGACGCGCCACCAGTCAACGCCGTCGAGGCCGAATCGCGTCGTGGTCGCCGGTTCGAGGCAAGCGGTTTCACGCCCGGCAAGGTGGATCTGGCGGGCCTGCGGGAGAAGCAGGCACGCCAGTCGACCGATGTGGGCGCGCCGGGGATCCTGGATCTGCGGCGAGTGCGTACCGTGCTGCAGTAATGGCATTTCCCGCAACAGGTCCGGGAGTCGGGGCGATCGACTTCGACAACCCGCTGGCGCCGTATCGCACCATGCGGGCCCAGCAGGCGCTCTTCGACGTCCAGCCGACCGGACACGGAGCAGCACCTGGCTACGACGAATTCGTCGATGCGGCAGGAGAAGTCCGGCCGGCCTGGCAGGAGCTTGCCGACTGTGCACGCGAGCGCGGCCGCGGGGGCCTGGACCGCCTGCGTGCCGTGGTCCGCAGCCTCGTCGACAACGACGGGATCACCTACATCCAGGTCGATCACAACGGTGATGCGATCACCAACGGGGATGGCGCGGCCATGCCGGGTCCCTGGCAGCTCGACGCGCTGCCGTTGGTGATCTCGGCAACGGACTGGGACACCCTGGAAGCCGGCCTGGTGCAACGCTCCAGGGTGCTGGACGCGGTGCTGACGGACCTCTACGGCGAGCGCCGTTCGATCACCAGCGGAGTGCTCCCGCCGCAGCTCCTGTTCGCCCATCCCGGCTATGTGCGTGCCGCCCGGGGCATCGAGGTGCCGGGCCGCCACCAGCTGTTCCTGCACGGGTGCGACATCAGTCGAGAGGTGTCGGGGGAGTTCCTCGTCAACGCCGACTGGACACAGGCACCCTCGGGCGCCGGCTATGCGCTGGCCGACCGGCGCGTGGTCGCCCATGCCATTCCCGACCTCTTCGAGCAGATCGGACCCCGTCCCGCCTCTCCATGGGCGCAGGCGCTGCGACTGGCGCTGATCGACGCAGCGCCCGAATCGGCCGAGGAGCCCGTGGTTGTCGTACTCAGCCCCGGCATCCACTCGGAGACGGCGTTCGATCAGGCCTATCTGGCTGGTGTGCTGGGCCTGCCGTTGGTCGAGAGCGCCGATCTGGTGGTGCGCGACGGGAAACTGTGGATGCGGTCGATGGGCACCCTCAAGCGGGTGGACGTGGTGCTGCGCCGGGTCGACGCCGACTTCGCCGACCCGCTCGATCTGCGTGCGGACTCCCGGTTGGGAGTGGTGGGCCTGGTCGAGGTGCTGCGCCGGGGCGCGGTGACGGTGGTCAACACTCTGGGCAGTGGCGTGCTGGAAAGCCCTGGGTTGCTTCGGTTTCTGCCGGAACTGGCCGAACTATTGCTCGACGAGACACCGCTGCTGGCGACCGCGCCGCTGTATTGGGGCGGTATCGACGTCGAGCGCTCGCACCTGTTGGCGAACCTGGCGTCGCTGTTGATCAAACCGGTCGGTGGCAGCGAACCCATCGTCGGCCCGGAGCTGTCGGCCGCGCAGCGGGAATTGCTCGCGGCGCGTATCGAGTCCGATCCGTGGCAGTGGGTGGGGCAGGAGCTGCCCCAGTTCTCCTCGGCGCCTTCGGATTACCGTCCTGGTGGGCTGTCGTCATCGAGCGTCGGGATGCGGCTCTTCACCGTGGCCCAGCACAGC from Mycobacterium sp. DL includes:
- a CDS encoding circularly permuted type 2 ATP-grasp protein produces the protein MAFPATGPGVGAIDFDNPLAPYRTMRAQQALFDVQPTGHGAAPGYDEFVDAAGEVRPAWQELADCARERGRGGLDRLRAVVRSLVDNDGITYIQVDHNGDAITNGDGAAMPGPWQLDALPLVISATDWDTLEAGLVQRSRVLDAVLTDLYGERRSITSGVLPPQLLFAHPGYVRAARGIEVPGRHQLFLHGCDISREVSGEFLVNADWTQAPSGAGYALADRRVVAHAIPDLFEQIGPRPASPWAQALRLALIDAAPESAEEPVVVVLSPGIHSETAFDQAYLAGVLGLPLVESADLVVRDGKLWMRSMGTLKRVDVVLRRVDADFADPLDLRADSRLGVVGLVEVLRRGAVTVVNTLGSGVLESPGLLRFLPELAELLLDETPLLATAPLYWGGIDVERSHLLANLASLLIKPVGGSEPIVGPELSAAQRELLAARIESDPWQWVGQELPQFSSAPSDYRPGGLSSSSVGMRLFTVAQHSGYAPMIGGLGYLLAPGTAAYRLNTLAAKDIWVRTPTRVTAEKILTATSVGPSEVDVSAELPPLVTSSPTHEISSPRVLSDLFWIGRYAERAENMARLLTVTRERYHEYRYRRAMAGSECVPVLLTALGRITGTDTGAGSDYVEMVATAPTTLWSLTADRNRSGSLAQSVERLSLAARSVRDQMSNDTWMVLSALERALLHGPDTPPDSQAEGDAFLSSTNTLTLAGMLALSGVVAESMVHDVGWTMMDIGKRIERGQAVTALLRATLTKARLPDAEQTITESTLVACESLVIYRRRNPGMVSVAGVAELVLFDAENPRSLVYQLDRLRTNLKSLPGATGSSPTERMVDEIAMRLRRIEPAELEEVTAEGGRDELDGLLAGIHRDLRELSGVITATHLSLPGGMQPLWGPDERRLVP
- a CDS encoding transglutaminase family protein, with translation MGIKVALEHRTSYTFDRLVEVFPHVVRLRPAPHSRTPIEAYSLNVEPADHFVNWQQDAFGNFMARLVFPTRTRSLTITVGLIADLKVINPFDFFIEDYAERVGFEYPRALAEDLKPYLRPVDESGGGSGPGDLAEAWVQNFSVPPGTRTIDFLVALNHAVNADVGYSVRMEPGVQTPDFTLRTGIGSCRDSAWLLVSILRQLGLAARFVSGYLVQLTSDVEALDGPSGPAADFTDLHAWTEVYIPGAGWIGMDPTSGLFAGEGHIPLSATPHPESAAPITGATEPSETTLEFTNVVTRIHEDPRVTLPYTEESWAEINELGAVVDQRLADGDVRLTVGGEPTFVSIDNQVDPEWTTDADGEHKRVRASALAARLKKIWAPQGLVQRNQGKWYPGEPLPRWQIGLHWRTDGEPLWTDEALLADPWPEKPDPIALPADAGRQLLDAVADGLGLPASQVRAAYEDPLSRLAAAVRQPKGDPVAEEDDLESDSSSARAALLASLEEPVAEPAAYVLPLHRRDDGSGWASADWRLRRGRIVLLDGDSPAGLRLPLKSISWEPPPVPFDADPLQDRPPLSTGAADDAEVEDDDPMPTTALVGEIRDGLLYVFLPPTDELDDFVDLISRIEKAAAKVGCPLVIEGYGPPADARLQSMSVTPDPGVIEVNVAPTASFAEQREQLETLYEQARQARLSTESFEVDGTHSGTGGGNHITLGGITPADSPLLRRPDLLVSLLTYWQRHPSLSYLFAGRFIGTTSQAPRVDEGRPDSIYELEIAFAEIARLSEVEETLEPEDGGSASAAPDHGRSASSAPWIVDRALRHLLTDITGNTHRAEFCIDKLYSPDSARGRLGLLELRGFEMPPHYQMAMVQSLLVRALVAWFWDEPLRAPLIRHGANLHGRYLLPHFIISDIADVAADLRAHGIDFDTSWLDPFTEFRFPRIGTAVFSGVEIELRGAIEPWNVLGEESTAGGTARYVDSSVERIQVRLIGADRQRYIVTVNGHPIPMLATDNPDVQVGGVRYRAWQPPSALHPTITVDGPLRFELIDSASGVSRGGCTYHVSHPGGRSYDAPPVNAVEAESRRGRRFEASGFTPGKVDLAGLREKQARQSTDVGAPGILDLRRVRTVLQ